Within the Streptomyces sp. NBC_00353 genome, the region GAGGAGGCCGCCCGGACGGTCCGCGAGTGCCTCGAGCGCGAGGGCAGGACAGAAACGCGTATGCGGCTTCTGGTCCGCCAGGCAGAGGTGCACTACGCGGCCTACCATCACACCGGAGACCGCGCCGAGTTGGATGCCGCGATCGCCACCGCGGACGAGATACTCCTCGAAGCCGCGGCCGACGCCGATGCCTCCGGGTCCGCGCAATGGGAGTCCGCCATCGGCCCGACGCTGGCGCAGGCCCCGGTGCTACAAGGTGAACTGGACCAAGTACCGCACCAGTTCCGACCGCCGGGGCAAGGTGAAGCCAGGCTCAGCACTATGAAGCTTCCTGCCGAGGTGACCGGTTGGCGATACCGGTCGACGAGTTCATGACGCCGCGACCTCACCCCTTGCGGTGCAGCCTCGTCCTCTGCGCTTCCGTCCTGTCCGTTGCCCTCGCCACCGGGTGTACGAGTGACTCCGGCGGGCCGAACGGGCCCAGCGCACGGGAGACCAGTCCAGGGCAGCAACGGAAGCATGCCTCCGAAACGTCCGCTCAGGATGAGGAGAGACTCGGTAAGCAGGTTGAGGAAGCTCTCGACACCGAAGAAGTCGGCGACAGTGACCCACTGTTCATCGAGGCGGGTCTTGAACGTGTCAGCGACGGATTCCACACCGAGCCGGAACTGGCACGAGGTCGCTCGTACAGGTTGTCGGTCGCCTGCGCCGGAAAGGGCAAGATCGTCCTGTCCATAGCCCTGAAGGCTCGCGTCCGCCGGACCATGGACTGCGACGGCGTCCCACTTCAGCTGCGCATCACAGCCTCAACGGCCAGGGTCACGATCGATACCGAGCGGATGCCGGGGGCCACCGGGATGGTTGCCTGGCGCATGGACAGGGTCGAGAAGTAAGCCGCAAGTCCGTCGGGCGCCGCGGATGCGGTCGAGTCCGCATGTGCGTACCGCGGCCTGCGCGGATAACGGTGGGTGAGCCTTCGAGATGCGCGCGCAGAGGCGCGCTGCTTCGCTGGTGTGGCCCGCTCTTCCCCGATGACACCAAGGAGTGATCATGAGCGTTGCAGGCGAGTCCGGTGCCCGTGCCCAGCAACTTCTCCAGAAGGCACAGGAGATGGAACAGGCCGCAGAGCGCATCTCCGACCCGCAGGAGCGTCAGCGGCTGAAGGACAAGGCCCGCGAGCTCAAGCAGCAGAGCAAGCAGGCGAGCAGCGGGGACATCGACCCCATCGTGTAACAGCCGTGTGCATACGCCGGCCGGTGGCTACCGCGCGTCCTTCCCCAGGCGCGCGCGAGGCCATCGGCTGGTCGTGTGTGTGGGCCACGCCGCACACCTCCACTCTGCGCGCGATTTCCGATCCAGCCGTCGCGGCCTCACCTGGGCAGGTCACTTCGGATACGGGTCGTAGCAGTCCAGTGCGGGGTGGTAAAGCACCCGCCAGGTGTCCTGGTCGACGACTCCGGTTCTGCCCAGGCCGTGACATCCCTGAATCCAGATGATCTTCTTCGACGTGGCGGTGCCGAAGACCCCGTTGACGGCGAGTTTCGGAACACCGCCCCACACGTTGCTCAGACACTGCGCCTGCTTCACGGAAAGACCGGTGCTCACGTACGTGAGCGCGGGGCGATCGATGGAGGACGTGTAGGGGCATGTCTTATCGGCGGCGGCCGCCTCGGGCGTCGTCGTCGCCAGGGCCCCGGCGGTCAGCAGCGCTGCGCCGAGGGCCGAACACTTGCGGCGGATCATCTCGCGCACTCCTCTCCGTGCCGGCCATGTGCACACGCATCCAGCATGGGGGTGCAAGCGTCGTCTCGCGCATTTTCGAACTGTCACGCCCACGGAAGGGGTCCTGACGAACGCCGTGTCGGTGGGTGAAGAGGCCCGGACGGATCAGCTGTCGTCCGACAGGGCCGTGTGGGCGGCGTGGAGGATCTCCTCGGACAGTGGGGAGCCGTTGGTGGCGCGGGCCAGCAGGAGGGCGCCGACCAGGGTGGCCAGGCGGGCCAGGCCGTCTTCGTCGTCGGTGGCGAGCCACTGGGCGAAGTCGCGCACTCCCTCGATGTAGACGTCGTGGGCGGCGTCACCCGCGTCCCGGGCCATGTCGGCGGCGAGCGCGGCGGCGGGACAGCCGTCGCCGGCGTTGTCGCGGTGCCGGGTCGACAGGTAGTAGTCGATCAGGCCCTGACGGGCGGCGTCACGTCGCCCGTCGTGCTCGTCGAGCTCTGCCGTGCGGCGCGCCTCCAGCTGAGCGAAGGCGTGCACGGTGGCCTCACCGACCAGGGCGTCCTTGGAGGCGAACTGCTTGTAGAAGCCGCCCTGGGTCATCCCGGCCGACTTCATCAGGTCCGCGACGCTGACGCCGGTGCCCTGCTCGCGGAACAGCCTGGAGGCGTTGGCGACCACGCGCTTCCGGTTCTCCTGTGCCTGTGCCTGTGACACTCGGCCCATCGGGCCACCCCCTCTACATGGATGTCGGTTGCAATCTATCGTACGAGCCTGTTTAGATTGTTAGTGAAATCTATTTTCCGTCCGCTGCGCTCACGAAGGGTGGCCACCGCGGTCGGCGCAGGGAGAAGGCATGGGGCCGAAGGACTCCGTCACCGGCGGCCACCTGCCCGGTACGGGGCCTGCTCCGCGGCCAAGGGCCGGCCACGTCCCCGCCGGCCGGAAGATCGACCCCGCCTCGATGGCCACGCAGGCCCTGGACGGCCTGCGGTGCGGACTCCCCGAGATCCTCGCCGACGACTGCAGCCGCCAGGTCGAGCAGAGCCTGGCCACACAGCCGGCCGCCGCCTGACGCAGCACGGCCGCCGCGGCCTCGTGCGGCACCGTCATCTTTCAGAACACCGGAGTTATCTCATGACACCCACCGTCGGTCCCGTCTCCGCCCGCAGCGAGGAAGTGGCCGCACCGCCCGGCTCCGTCCCCGGCGAGGCGGCCGCGCCGCGACACCCGGGCCCGAGCAGCCGACCGCCGCTGCGGACGCTGCTGCAGCCCGCGGTGATCGCCCTGGTCCTCGTCTCGGCCTTCATCAGTTGCTATGTCGGGCTGCAACGCGACCCGAAGCCGCATCAGCTGCCGGTGGCGGTCGTGGGCAACACCCTCGCGCACAAGATGGAGCTGTCGCTCGGCGACAGCGTCGACGTACGCCCCACGGTGAGCGCGGCCGCAGCCCGCCAGGCCGTGGAACAGCACGACGTGGTGGCTGCACTGAGCTCCGGCGGCAACGGACAGCTGAGCCTGGAGGTGGCCGGGGCGAACGGCCTGTCCACCACGGGCGCGGTCAAGAGTGTGGTGTCCGCGTACGCAGCGGGATCCGGCCAGCAGGTCACGACGACCGACGTGGTGCCGCTCGCTCCGTTCGACGGGCGGGGTCTCGCCGGGTTCTACGTGTCGTTCGGTGTCACCCTCGCCGGATTCGTCCTGGCTCAGAACGCGCTGGGCATGGCGAACGTGCTCCATCTGCGGCACCGGTTCTGGCTGATCACGGGCGTCTCGGTGGCGACCGGCATCGTTGCCGCGATCATCGCAGGCCCCGTCCTGGACGCGGTGCCTGCCCCGTTCCTCCCGCTGGCGGCGACACTGGCGCTGCTGGCGGCCGCGGCAGCGTTCACCACGAAGCTGCTGGGCACCTACCTCGGCCCCATCGGTGTCCCGGTGGCGACGTTGCTTCTGCTGACGGTCGGCAACTCCACCAGCGGCGCCACCATCAGCTCCGACCTGCTGCCGGCCGCGGCCCGGGCCGTCTCCGCTCTGTTGCCGCCCGGCGCGGCGGTACGGGCGGTGAGCGATCTGAGCTACTTCGACGGCGCCCACGCAGGAGTGCCGCTGCTCACCCTGGCCCTCTGGGCCGTGCTGTCGGCCGTGCTCGTGGGTATCAAGTCCCGGCTGCGCTCGACCCGCCCCGCCGCGCACGCCTGACCCGGCCGAATTCCTGCTTCCTCCGGGCGACGGCCGCCCGGAAGGGGTGCCGCCACCGCTGTGACGGGTACTCCTCGGGCCTCGCCTCGGCCCTGAGATTCAGCGCGCTCCCGGGGCCGTCGCGTCGTCCGGGCGCGCTCCCGCCGATCCGAGGGCGGAACCTTTCCGCATCAGGGCAGGAAGTTCGTGAAGAGAAGTGATCTCGTGTGACGGGGGACGCAGCAGGGGGTCGCGCGCCACGTGCGACCGGTTCAGCCATATCGAGGCACCCAGACCCGCGTTGAGCGCTCCGCCGATGTCGGTCACCAGGCTGTCGCCCACATGGCAGACATCGGCGGGCCCGAGGCCCATGCGTTCGAGGGTGATCTCGAAAATCCTCTGATCGGGCTTGGACACGGCTACCTCGCCCGAGATCACGGTGACGTCCAGGAATCTGTCCAGACCGGTCGCCGTGATCTTGTCCCGCTGCGCGTCGCCCGGACCGTTGGTGACAAGCCCCAACCGGTACGAGGCGCTGCGAAGTGCACTCAGCGTGTTCGCCACGTCGTCGAACAGGACGTAGCGCCGACAACGCTGCCGCTTGTATTCATCGGTCGCAGGATCGGCGAGTCCGGCGTGCCCGCACTCGTCGAGTGCCTGCCGCCAGCACTCCCTCCAGATGCAATCGGCATCCGGGATCCGGCCGGGCGGGTGCTGCGCACCGTCCCCGCCCGCGCGCATGTGGTCGAGATAGCGGCGTGTATAGGCGTCGTGCAGCGAGTCGGCATCGAGATCGGGGGCCGACCGGACCAGGACGTCGCACACGGCCCGCACGGTCGCCCTCCAGGCGGGCATGCCGTAGTCGAGCAAGGTTGCGTCGAGGTCTAGCAGTACCGCCTGGATCATGCGCAGAGCATACGCACCGACCGCGTCAGGAGAAGCCCGTACTGCGACGGCAGTTGAATGATCTGCTACGTCTGAGCAGTCGCGTACACGCAGCTCACGAATTCAGCGATCTGTTCGTCGCTCAGGTTCTTCGCGAGATCGGCCTCCGTGATCATGCCGACCAGGCGGTGGCCGCCCTTCACGTCGATCACGGGCAGTCGCTTGATCTGATGTTCCTCCATGGTCGTCAGGACATCGGCGGCGTCCGCTTCGGCATCGATCCAGTGGATCTTGGCATTGAAAGACCCGGCCTGCACGGTTGCAGGGTCGACGCCCTCGGCGCAGCACTTGACGACGATGTCCCGGTCGGTGATCAAGCCAGTGAGCCTGTTGTTGTCGCCGCAGATGGGTAGGCAACCGACACCCAGATCGCGCATCGTCTTCGCTACCTCGAACAGCGACTCGTGTGCACCGACGCACTGCACGCCACCGGTCATGATGTCTCGAGCCAGCAGCTTCTCGGACATGATTTCCTCCTGCCCTCGACCGGCGTGTTTCCCTGTCTTCGATCACAACACGAATGGCTCAACCCCGCTTGCCGACTGCGTCGGCGAGGTAGCGGATCCCGGGTCCGCCGCGATCGGGCCCGGCCGGGGCCGTGATGTCGGCCCGGCGACTCTGCGGCGCAGGCAACGCCTGGAGCGCTGACTATGACGGCTCCACATGACTGAAACCCACTTCGAAATGCTCGACCGAGGCGACGCGCTGGCCTTCCCTGTGTGCAACGTCCTCGCGGAGCCGGGCGGCAGTGTCCTCGCTGGCCCGCATGGCCTCCTCGTCCTCCCACAGGGTCAGCGACGCAGCCTTCCCGGAGGCCCGGTCGACGAGGTAGAACACGCCACGGAAGCCAGAAGCCTCCTGGATCTGCTGGAGGATCGCTTCCCAGTTCGCGGTCAGGTCTCCCTCTGCAGGAACCGGTGAACCCTGGTAGGTGCTCAGCCTCGCGAACATGGCTGCCACCCCTTTCCTGGCCGACTGCCGGTCGGGGGGACAGGCAGCTTCAGGACCAGGGTGCTCCGGCGGACCGTGTGTCGCATGCGGAGCAACCTGGGATGCTCCCTACAGGGGTGGCACGGCGGGCCTTCTGGGCTCTGACCTGCTGGAACAGACAGACCCATCTCGGCCAGTGGCCTGAATTTGACATTAGCTTGCCTTATGAAAGATAAAGAAGGTCCTTTGGGCTGAACTTCACGCAGCGTGATATCCGACGTGTGACAGCCGACGATCGTCTACGCGAATGAGTAAAGCCGTGACCCACGCCGCCGTCCCGGATCAGCCGACCGACCCCGCCGCGGACTGGGAGGCATGGCGCGCCGAGCGACGGCGCTCCATCACTTCGCCCTCCGGCAACCTCGCCCTCGTGGAGACCCGCTGGGCCCCGGCCGGTGAGCGTCCCGACCTCGACGCGGCCCGCGCCGGACAGCCGGGGAATGTGACCGTCACCACGGTCGAGCGCACCGACCTCGTCACCGGCGAGCCGGAGCACGGTCTGCGCTTCTGGGACGCGCAGTCGCCCGCGATCCAGAACTTCGATCGCACCGATGCCTTCCCGTACGACCCGGCCTGGGTGCTGGAGGCCTCGTACACCCCGGTGCCGGGCGCCCGGCGGGTCGGTTTCGAGCACATCCGCGACAACGGCGGTACCCGTGACCTCGCCGTGCCGGGTGACATCGCGCTCACCCTGGACGGACAGGAGTACGTGCTGAGCGCCTTCGACGACGACGGCACCCTGCTTCTTGTCTTCGGTGACCCCACCAACGGCGACATCACCTACGGCGCCGGGCGCTTCCTCTTCGTCACCCACACCGGCGAGGGCCGTGTCCTCCTCGACTTCAACCGCGCCTTCGTGCCGCCGTGCGGATTCTCGGACCAGTACAACTGTCCGATGCCGCCGCGGCAGAACCGTTTCCACCTGCCCGTCGAGGCCGGCGAGAAGCGCCCCGTCTTCAGTGACGGCTTCCCCGCGCAGCACTGATCAACCCCGTACTCCCGCCTCGCAGCACGAAAGCGCGTACTCCTCATGAGCATCAAGAAGACCTCTCTGTACGGCGGCGCCACCGCTGCCGCCCTCGCCCTGACCCTCACCGCCTGCGGCGGGGGCTCCAACGGGGGCGGCGCCGCCGGAGGGGCGTACGACAAGAACGCCACGGTCAACATCGGTTCGCTCTACGAGCCGCAGAATCTCGACAACACCGCGGGCGGTGGCCAGGGCGTCACCGAGGCGCTCAACGGCAACGTGTACGAGGGGCTGTTCAAGCTCACCGATGACGGCAAGGTCGAGAATCTGCTCGCCCAGGACTACAAGGTCAGCGGCGACGGACTCACGTACACCTTCACCCTGCGCGACGGTGTGAAGTTCCACAGCGGCAAGAAGCTCACCAGCCAGGACGTCAAGTACAGCCTGGAGAAGGTGATAGCCAAGGACTCGCAGTCCGCCCGCAAGAGCAATCTCGAGGTCATCAAGTCCGTCGAGACACCGGACGCGCGCACGGTGAAGGTCCAGCTGTCGAAGAAGTCGATCTCCTTCGTCTACAACCTCTCCTACGTGTGGATCATCAACTCCGACGCGAAGAGCCTCAAGACGAGCGAGGACGGCACCGGCCCGTACCGGCTGAACAAGTGGACCCGCGGTTCCGCTCTCGGCCTCGACCGGTTCGCCGGGTACTGGGGTGACGCGGCCAGGAACAAGCAGGTCGTCTTCCACTACTACAAGGACGCGACCGCTCTCAACAACGCGCTCCTGACCAATGCCGTGGACGTCGTCACGAGCGAGCAGTCGCCCGACGCCCTCGACCAGTTCAAGAGCAACCAGAACTACAAGGTCAACGACGGCAACTCGACGACCAAGCTGCTGCTCGCCTTCAACGACAAGGCCAAGCCCTTCACGGACGTCAAGGTCCGCCAGGCCGTCTCCTCCGCCATCGACGACAAGAAGCTTCTGGAGTCGGTCTGGGGCGGCTACGGCAAGCTCATCGGCTCCATGGTGCCGCCCACCGACCCGTGGTACGAGGACCTCACCAAGGTCAACGCCTACGACACCGCGCGAGCCAAGAAGCTGCTCGCCGAGGCCGGATACGAGAACGGCTTCACCTTCACCCTCGACACCCCGAACTACGACCCGCACCCGACGGCGGCGACCTTCATCAAGTCGCAGCTCGCCAAGGTCGGCATCACCGTCGAGATCAACACCATCACACCGGACGAGTGGTACACGAAGGTCTACAAGAACCACGACTTCACGGCCACGCTCCAGGAACACGTCAACGACCGCGACCTGGTCTGGTACGGCAACCCCGACTTCTACTGGGGCTACGACAACAAGCAGGTCACGAAGTGGGTCGAAGAGGCCGAGCAGGCGTCCGGCACGGCTGAGCAGACCGACCTGCTGAAGAAGGTCAACCGCCGGACCGCGGAGGACGCGGCCAGCGACTGGCTGTACCTGTACCCGCAGATCGTCGTGGCGAGCAGCAAGGTGTCCGGCTACCCGGTCAACGGCCTCAACTCGCAGTTCTTCGCGTACGACATCGAGAAGGGCTGATGGCGCGGTATCTCCTGCGTCGCCTCGCCTTCCTGCTGGTGTCGCTGGCGCTCGCGAGCGTGGTCCTGTTCGTGCTGCTGCGGATGCTGCCGGGCGACCCCGCGAACGCGCTCACCTCGGTGGGCGCCAGCCCCGAGCAGATCGCGGCGGCGCGGCACTCCATCGGCTCCGACAAGCCGCTGCCCGAGCAGTTCGTCCACTGGATCGGGCAGCTGGCCGGCGGTGACCTCGGTACGTCGTTCGTCAGCTCGCTGCCGGTCGCGCCCGAGGTCGGCTCGCGGCTGAACGTCACGATCCCGCTCACGCTCACGGCGTTCGTCCTGGCGGTCCTCATCGCCGTCCCGGTCGGCTTCGTCGCCGCGCACCGGCGCAGGACCTGGTACGGGGCGCTGCTCAGCGGAGTCTCCCAACTGGGCATCGCCGTGCCCGTGTTCTGGCTCGGGATGATCCTGATAGCCGTCTTCGCGCTGAACGCCGGCTGGCTTCCCGCAGGCGGCTTCCCGCCGGACGGCTGGTCGCAGCCGGCCGAGGCGGTCCGCTCGCTCGCCCTGCCCGTCATCACCATCGCGCTCGTGATGAGCGCCTCACTGATCCGCTACGTCAGGTCGGCCAC harbors:
- a CDS encoding DUF1684 domain-containing protein, with product MSKAVTHAAVPDQPTDPAADWEAWRAERRRSITSPSGNLALVETRWAPAGERPDLDAARAGQPGNVTVTTVERTDLVTGEPEHGLRFWDAQSPAIQNFDRTDAFPYDPAWVLEASYTPVPGARRVGFEHIRDNGGTRDLAVPGDIALTLDGQEYVLSAFDDDGTLLLVFGDPTNGDITYGAGRFLFVTHTGEGRVLLDFNRAFVPPCGFSDQYNCPMPPRQNRFHLPVEAGEKRPVFSDGFPAQH
- a CDS encoding peptidoglycan-binding domain-containing protein is translated as MIRRKCSALGAALLTAGALATTTPEAAAADKTCPYTSSIDRPALTYVSTGLSVKQAQCLSNVWGGVPKLAVNGVFGTATSKKIIWIQGCHGLGRTGVVDQDTWRVLYHPALDCYDPYPK
- a CDS encoding TetR/AcrR family transcriptional regulator, whose amino-acid sequence is MGRVSQAQAQENRKRVVANASRLFREQGTGVSVADLMKSAGMTQGGFYKQFASKDALVGEATVHAFAQLEARRTAELDEHDGRRDAARQGLIDYYLSTRHRDNAGDGCPAAALAADMARDAGDAAHDVYIEGVRDFAQWLATDDEDGLARLATLVGALLLARATNGSPLSEEILHAAHTALSDDS
- a CDS encoding CBS domain-containing protein; translation: MSEKLLARDIMTGGVQCVGAHESLFEVAKTMRDLGVGCLPICGDNNRLTGLITDRDIVVKCCAEGVDPATVQAGSFNAKIHWIDAEADAADVLTTMEEHQIKRLPVIDVKGGHRLVGMITEADLAKNLSDEQIAEFVSCVYATAQT
- a CDS encoding ABC transporter permease yields the protein MARYLLRRLAFLLVSLALASVVLFVLLRMLPGDPANALTSVGASPEQIAAARHSIGSDKPLPEQFVHWIGQLAGGDLGTSFVSSLPVAPEVGSRLNVTIPLTLTAFVLAVLIAVPVGFVAAHRRRTWYGALLSGVSQLGIAVPVFWLGMILIAVFALNAGWLPAGGFPPDGWSQPAEAVRSLALPVITIALVMSASLIRYVRSATLDVLDSDYLRTARALGSSFGRAMWRHGLRNASVPVISILGIELASTLLGAVVVESVYALPGLGSLLATGIAQHDYPVIQGVLFVSTLAVLVIGFAADFVQRIIDPRLRGRLSGGVR
- a CDS encoding ABC transporter substrate-binding protein, whose protein sequence is MSIKKTSLYGGATAAALALTLTACGGGSNGGGAAGGAYDKNATVNIGSLYEPQNLDNTAGGGQGVTEALNGNVYEGLFKLTDDGKVENLLAQDYKVSGDGLTYTFTLRDGVKFHSGKKLTSQDVKYSLEKVIAKDSQSARKSNLEVIKSVETPDARTVKVQLSKKSISFVYNLSYVWIINSDAKSLKTSEDGTGPYRLNKWTRGSALGLDRFAGYWGDAARNKQVVFHYYKDATALNNALLTNAVDVVTSEQSPDALDQFKSNQNYKVNDGNSTTKLLLAFNDKAKPFTDVKVRQAVSSAIDDKKLLESVWGGYGKLIGSMVPPTDPWYEDLTKVNAYDTARAKKLLAEAGYENGFTFTLDTPNYDPHPTAATFIKSQLAKVGITVEINTITPDEWYTKVYKNHDFTATLQEHVNDRDLVWYGNPDFYWGYDNKQVTKWVEEAEQASGTAEQTDLLKKVNRRTAEDAASDWLYLYPQIVVASSKVSGYPVNGLNSQFFAYDIEKG
- a CDS encoding HAD family hydrolase — encoded protein: MIQAVLLDLDATLLDYGMPAWRATVRAVCDVLVRSAPDLDADSLHDAYTRRYLDHMRAGGDGAQHPPGRIPDADCIWRECWRQALDECGHAGLADPATDEYKRQRCRRYVLFDDVANTLSALRSASYRLGLVTNGPGDAQRDKITATGLDRFLDVTVISGEVAVSKPDQRIFEITLERMGLGPADVCHVGDSLVTDIGGALNAGLGASIWLNRSHVARDPLLRPPSHEITSLHELPALMRKGSALGSAGARPDDATAPGAR
- a CDS encoding DUF6381 family protein, whose amino-acid sequence is MSVAGESGARAQQLLQKAQEMEQAAERISDPQERQRLKDKARELKQQSKQASSGDIDPIV